In a single window of the Melissococcus plutonius ATCC 35311 genome:
- a CDS encoding sugar-binding transcriptional regulator, with product MVKNSNDEKIKQSLMAAHLYYEENKGQSEIANQLGISRPTVSRLLQQAKQLGFVKIQIENPLLDAKELENLLNKKYHATIKVVPTNYRNKTAIFDSVGAYTADYLMKIVKPGDIIGIGWGKTIHAVTNQLEKQSVKDVRVVQLKGSVSIGECEETYAYESINELAYAFNTKANYLPLPTIFDNQLTRELVEQDRFIKDVLELGRKANIALFTVGTVRKEALLFQQGYLNEDQKAELQLHAVGDVVSRFIDSKGQIVNNELNNRTIGIELEELKAKDSSIIIASGLGKVAGVHTVLSSGYANLGIFDSALAHKGGN from the coding sequence ATGGTTAAAAATAGTAATGATGAAAAAATTAAGCAAAGTTTAATGGCTGCCCATTTATATTATGAAGAAAATAAGGGACAAAGTGAGATTGCCAACCAATTGGGGATCTCACGTCCCACAGTTTCACGATTATTACAGCAAGCAAAACAATTAGGATTCGTTAAAATTCAAATTGAGAATCCTTTGTTAGATGCTAAAGAATTAGAAAATCTCTTAAATAAAAAATATCATGCAACAATTAAGGTTGTTCCTACAAATTATCGTAATAAAACCGCTATTTTTGATAGCGTCGGTGCTTATACGGCTGATTATTTAATGAAGATAGTAAAACCGGGCGATATTATTGGAATTGGTTGGGGAAAAACAATTCATGCAGTGACAAATCAGCTAGAAAAACAATCAGTTAAGGATGTAAGGGTGGTTCAATTAAAGGGAAGTGTTAGTATTGGTGAATGTGAAGAGACTTATGCCTATGAAAGTATTAATGAGCTAGCGTATGCATTTAATACTAAAGCGAATTATCTGCCATTACCAACTATTTTTGATAATCAACTGACAAGAGAGCTGGTTGAGCAAGATCGTTTTATTAAAGATGTGCTTGAACTAGGTAGAAAAGCCAATATTGCTTTGTTTACTGTAGGAACTGTTCGAAAAGAAGCCTTGCTTTTTCAACAAGGATATCTAAACGAAGATCAAAAAGCTGAATTGCAACTGCATGCTGTGGGTGATGTTGTTTCTCGTTTTATTGATAGTAAAGGACAAATTGTTAATAACGAATTAAATAATCGAACTATCGGAATTGAATTGGAGGAATTAAAAGCAAAAGACAGCTCGATAATTATTGCCAGTGGATTAGGAAAGGTTGCTGGTGTGCATACCGTTTTATCTTCAGGTTATGCAAATTTGGGTATATTTGATAGCGCTTTAGCTCATAAAGGAGGAAACTAA
- a CDS encoding pyrimidine-nucleoside phosphorylase, with product MRMVDVIDKKRNGNELTEEEIQFFIEGVTTENIPDYQITALLMAIYFQGMTTHERKNLTIKMLESGDRLDLSTIPGIKVDKHSTGGVGDKVSLPLAAMVSAIGIPVPMVSGRGLGHTGGTLDKLEAIPGYQVEMSQEDFIKQVKNEKLAIIGATGNIAPADKKIYALRDVTDTVDSIPLIASSIMSKKIASGTDALVIDVKTGTGAFMKTLDKSIELAKALVEIGKSVGMNCLAVISDMNQPLGNKIGNSLEIEESIDLLKNKGPQDLRELTLTLGSYMVILGGKAQTYEEARILLEDTLSSGTALDCFRAMIKAQGGNSAVIDDYTIMPQATYKIDLPAEKSGYVTQIIADKIGIASMLLGGGRQKAVDQLDYAVGLELHKKIGDPVEQGESLMTIYSNREHIEEIKQLLYDNIIIGDKIEKPKMIYQIIE from the coding sequence ATGCGAATGGTAGATGTTATTGATAAAAAACGGAATGGCAACGAACTAACTGAAGAAGAAATACAGTTTTTTATAGAAGGTGTCACAACAGAAAATATTCCTGACTATCAAATTACCGCTTTGTTGATGGCTATTTATTTTCAAGGCATGACAACTCATGAAAGAAAAAATTTGACTATTAAAATGCTGGAATCTGGAGATCGTCTAGATCTTTCAACTATTCCGGGAATTAAAGTGGATAAACACTCAACAGGCGGAGTAGGGGATAAAGTTAGTTTGCCACTAGCTGCCATGGTATCTGCTATAGGTATTCCTGTACCTATGGTATCTGGTCGTGGGTTAGGTCATACTGGTGGAACATTAGATAAATTAGAAGCTATTCCTGGTTATCAAGTAGAGATGAGTCAAGAAGACTTTATTAAACAAGTGAAAAACGAAAAATTAGCGATTATAGGTGCAACAGGTAATATCGCGCCAGCAGATAAAAAAATCTACGCTTTAAGAGATGTTACAGACACCGTTGATTCCATACCCTTGATTGCTAGTTCGATTATGAGTAAAAAGATTGCCTCAGGTACAGATGCTTTAGTCATTGATGTGAAAACAGGTACAGGTGCTTTCATGAAAACACTTGATAAGTCTATTGAATTAGCAAAAGCCCTTGTTGAAATTGGTAAAAGTGTTGGTATGAATTGTTTAGCAGTTATTTCAGATATGAATCAGCCACTTGGAAATAAAATTGGTAATTCTTTGGAAATAGAAGAATCCATTGATCTTTTGAAAAATAAGGGACCACAAGATTTACGTGAATTAACGCTGACTTTGGGAAGTTATATGGTCATTTTAGGAGGAAAAGCTCAAACATATGAAGAAGCTAGAATTTTATTAGAAGATACGCTTTCTTCCGGAACAGCCTTGGATTGTTTTCGAGCGATGATTAAAGCTCAAGGTGGAAATTCAGCGGTCATTGACGATTATACTATTATGCCTCAAGCAACATACAAAATTGATTTACCAGCTGAAAAAAGCGGGTATGTCACACAAATCATTGCCGATAAAATTGGAATTGCAAGTATGTTATTAGGTGGTGGCCGGCAAAAAGCCGTTGATCAATTAGATTATGCTGTTGGGCTTGAACTGCATAAGAAAATAGGGGATCCTGTAGAACAAGGCGAATCCTTAATGACAATTTATAGCAATAGAGAACATATTGAAGAGATTAAGCAATTGCTCTATGATAATATAATCATTGGTGATAAAATTGAAAAACCAAAAATGATTTATCAAATTATAGAATAG
- a CDS encoding phosphopentomutase gives MKYKRIFGIVLDSIGTGAAADAAQFDDVGSDTLGHIGEFYNGKLHIPNLQKMGLSNLRQIAIEGVPAVEKPIGYYGKMQEVSVGKDSLDGHWEMMELPVTHPLSFFPDGFPKELLDKISKFSGRKIVGNRPASGTEIIKELGEHQMKTGDLIIYTSGDSVLQIAAHEDIIPVDELYRICRYARELVNGPEYLMGRVIARPYVGPDKEHFTRTANRHDFSLEPSSKTALNVLQENHITTIGIGKINDIFSGNGLDTVYHNESNMDGMDHLDQVMQEDFTGFCFVNLVDFDSMYGHRRDALGDGQALMDFDKRLGTVLDNLKEDDLVLITADHGNDPTFKGTDHTREYVPLLVYSQSMKETASLGTRKTFADFGATVLDNFNVTMSNQTGTSFLKELN, from the coding sequence ATGAAATACAAAAGAATTTTTGGCATTGTTCTTGACTCTATCGGTACAGGAGCAGCAGCTGATGCCGCTCAATTTGATGATGTAGGCTCAGATACTCTAGGTCATATTGGCGAATTTTATAATGGGAAATTGCATATCCCTAACTTACAAAAAATGGGCCTTTCTAATTTACGTCAAATAGCGATTGAGGGAGTACCAGCCGTAGAAAAACCAATAGGCTATTACGGAAAAATGCAAGAAGTCTCTGTTGGTAAGGATAGTTTAGATGGTCATTGGGAAATGATGGAATTGCCAGTTACCCATCCATTAAGCTTTTTTCCAGATGGCTTTCCAAAAGAATTATTAGATAAAATTTCTAAATTTTCAGGTCGTAAAATTGTAGGAAATCGTCCTGCATCTGGAACAGAAATTATTAAAGAATTAGGCGAACATCAAATGAAAACTGGTGATTTAATTATTTATACTTCTGGAGATTCTGTTTTGCAAATTGCTGCTCATGAGGATATTATTCCAGTAGATGAACTTTACCGTATTTGTCGTTATGCACGTGAATTGGTGAATGGGCCGGAATACCTGATGGGACGTGTTATTGCTCGTCCATATGTCGGTCCTGATAAAGAACATTTTACCAGAACAGCGAACCGTCATGATTTTTCATTAGAACCTTCAAGTAAAACAGCATTAAACGTATTACAAGAAAACCATATTACTACTATTGGCATTGGTAAAATTAATGATATTTTTTCTGGTAATGGCTTAGATACAGTTTATCACAATGAAAGCAATATGGATGGAATGGATCATCTAGACCAAGTTATGCAAGAAGATTTTACTGGTTTTTGTTTTGTAAACTTGGTGGACTTTGACTCAATGTATGGTCATCGTAGAGATGCATTAGGTGATGGGCAAGCCTTAATGGATTTTGATAAACGTTTGGGTACTGTCCTAGATAATTTAAAAGAAGATGATTTGGTTTTGATTACCGCTGATCATGGGAATGATCCAACCTTTAAAGGAACAGACCATACTCGTGAATATGTACCATTACTTGTTTATTCACAAAGTATGAAGGAAACAGCTAGTCTTGGAACAAGAAAAACATTTGCAGATTTTGGAGCAACTGTGTTAGACAATTTTAACGTAACAATGAGTAACCAAACAGGTACAAGTTTTTTAAAGGAATTAAATTAA
- a CDS encoding ABC transporter substrate-binding protein, translating into MELSKIHDVRIYKELLNGDLTPDITMLQTSNDFEDWKKMEVLEPFRPVGFSQVRNEFKDDEGYFSAFKMFAFLPQYAKLGIDQPPKNLEDLLTEQYQGKLISTYPHDDDAVLYVYDQMIKQRGERFISDLARLKPYLLRGTAVPPLLVGRNGFLGCLTGYETLPEQPSISYIPEEDFFISWAQRMAMFKQTKHKAAAKLFLAFIQSKEFQQSLGKYTVRKDIDLGEETWIGNHPNTNPVGFYAFMRDRKHINDLRKLMESHFGPVKGISPVKNHKMIKMTYGWPYF; encoded by the coding sequence GTGGAGTTATCCAAAATCCATGATGTTAGAATTTATAAAGAATTATTAAATGGTGATTTGACACCTGATATAACAATGTTACAGACCTCAAACGATTTTGAAGATTGGAAAAAAATGGAAGTATTAGAACCTTTTCGTCCGGTAGGTTTTTCACAAGTACGAAATGAATTTAAAGATGATGAGGGTTATTTCTCTGCGTTTAAAATGTTTGCTTTTCTACCTCAATATGCCAAATTAGGGATTGATCAACCACCAAAAAACCTAGAAGATCTATTAACTGAACAATACCAAGGAAAATTAATTTCTACCTATCCTCATGACGATGATGCTGTTTTGTATGTTTATGATCAAATGATTAAACAAAGAGGTGAACGATTTATTTCAGATCTAGCTAGGTTGAAACCCTATCTTCTTAGAGGAACGGCTGTGCCGCCGTTATTAGTTGGCAGAAATGGGTTTCTTGGTTGTTTAACTGGCTACGAAACTTTACCAGAACAACCTTCCATCTCCTATATACCTGAAGAAGACTTCTTTATTTCCTGGGCACAACGAATGGCCATGTTTAAACAAACAAAACATAAGGCAGCAGCTAAACTATTTCTTGCCTTTATACAAAGCAAGGAATTTCAACAGTCTTTAGGTAAATATACAGTTAGAAAGGATATAGACCTAGGAGAAGAAACCTGGATTGGCAATCACCCAAATACAAATCCAGTTGGTTTTTATGCCTTTATGCGTGATAGAAAACATATTAACGATCTACGTAAATTGATGGAAAGTCATTTTGGACCAGTTAAGGGAATATCGCCTGTTAAAAACCATAAAATGATAAAAATGACTTATGGTTGGCCCTACTTTTAG
- the aroD gene encoding type I 3-dehydroquinate dehydratase, producing the protein MENVKIGQIVIGKGLPKIIMPMVGQTEKEILEEARMIQQTKGDIAEWRIDYFENVQIPETVAKLSHAIKALLKKPLLITFRSVKEGGQQVISDQEYLHIYQMIIQLGKFDLLDIEFSMPIRYIDALIYQAHLEKIKVIISNHEFEQTPAQEELINRLQKMQKTKADICKIAVMPHSTQDVLTLLQATQIMKKNHADRPLIALSMGTLGKISRIAGQLIGSDATFGIISKSSAPGQLPVTELHNMINSLKIDEAYLTNNE; encoded by the coding sequence ATGGAGAATGTGAAGATTGGTCAAATTGTCATTGGTAAAGGTTTACCAAAAATCATTATGCCAATGGTTGGCCAAACAGAAAAAGAAATCTTAGAAGAAGCTAGGATGATCCAGCAAACTAAAGGTGACATTGCCGAATGGCGAATTGATTATTTTGAAAATGTTCAAATCCCAGAAACAGTTGCTAAGCTTTCTCATGCAATCAAAGCACTGTTAAAAAAGCCATTATTAATTACCTTTCGTAGTGTCAAGGAGGGAGGCCAGCAAGTCATTTCTGATCAAGAATATTTACATATTTATCAAATGATTATTCAATTAGGGAAATTTGATTTATTAGATATTGAATTTTCAATGCCAATTAGATATATTGATGCACTAATCTATCAAGCACATTTAGAAAAAATTAAAGTTATTATCAGCAATCATGAATTTGAACAAACACCTGCTCAAGAAGAGTTAATTAATCGCCTACAAAAAATGCAGAAAACCAAAGCAGATATCTGTAAAATAGCTGTAATGCCTCATTCTACGCAAGATGTTTTAACCTTACTACAAGCGACACAGATAATGAAAAAAAATCATGCCGACCGTCCGTTAATTGCATTATCAATGGGAACACTAGGAAAAATCAGCAGAATCGCCGGCCAACTCATCGGCTCTGATGCCACCTTTGGCATTATATCAAAATCTTCTGCTCCAGGACAATTACCAGTAACCGAATTACACAATATGATCAATTCTTTAAAAATAGATGAAGCCTATCTCACAAATAATGAATAG
- a CDS encoding ABC transporter permease, which yields MINLTRVKIVMKKDLLEIVNDKTTLASLCVLPIIFSLILPSIILIFGTQSILTNSIGGINAFIKNLNSSHFPTGIHAGSEPLYAILMYFFIPLFLLIPVMLATIIASSSFVGERENKTIEGLLYTPLTNRELILGKILAAAIPAMIVTWLSVIIYGGLIDTLGLPIFGKAIFPNLNWIIVVLLLNPLIVFLSIALIISVSQHVKTSKSAQSVAMILILPLIGGLISQASGALLLGPIASLFISLLLVIIDIIAFLIISKHFNREKYILNS from the coding sequence ATGATTAATTTAACAAGAGTAAAGATCGTAATGAAAAAAGACTTATTAGAAATTGTCAATGATAAAACCACTCTAGCTTCTTTATGTGTACTACCTATTATTTTTAGTCTCATTTTGCCTTCAATTATTTTGATATTTGGTACTCAAAGCATACTTACTAATAGTATAGGAGGAATCAATGCATTTATTAAAAATTTAAATAGTAGTCATTTTCCAACAGGTATTCATGCTGGCAGTGAACCTTTATATGCTATTTTGATGTATTTTTTCATTCCCCTATTTTTATTGATACCTGTCATGCTTGCCACCATCATTGCAAGCTCAAGTTTTGTGGGAGAAAGAGAAAACAAGACGATAGAGGGTTTATTGTATACACCATTAACAAATAGAGAATTAATATTAGGTAAAATTCTTGCAGCAGCCATTCCAGCAATGATAGTCACGTGGCTATCTGTGATTATCTATGGCGGATTGATTGATACACTGGGATTACCTATTTTTGGCAAAGCTATCTTTCCAAATTTAAATTGGATAATCGTTGTTCTACTGTTAAATCCACTTATTGTATTTTTGTCAATCGCTCTTATTATCTCAGTCTCACAACATGTAAAAACGAGCAAGTCGGCACAATCGGTTGCCATGATATTAATTTTGCCTCTTATTGGTGGTTTAATATCTCAAGCAAGTGGGGCACTATTATTAGGTCCTATTGCTAGCTTATTCATTTCTCTTTTATTAGTAATCATTGATATTATAGCTTTTTTGATCATTTCTAAGCATTTTAATAGAGAAAAATATATTTTAAATAGTTGA
- the deoC gene encoding deoxyribose-phosphate aldolase produces MKISKQALAKYLDHTLLKPNATKEEILTICKEALDYQTASVCVNAHWIKLVTSQLRDSMVVPCVVVGFPLGATSTATKVIETRIAIDDGAKEVDMVINIGELIGGNETFVKEDIKLVAEETHKKDNLLKVIIETSYLTNDQIVTACQLAEDADADYVKTSTGFSSAGAKIDDVTLMRKTVGNRLGVKASGGIHNYNEAVAMIEAGASRLGVSATKQILA; encoded by the coding sequence ATGAAAATAAGTAAGCAAGCATTGGCAAAATATTTAGATCACACACTTTTGAAACCAAATGCTACAAAAGAAGAAATTTTAACGATTTGTAAAGAAGCACTTGACTATCAAACTGCTTCTGTTTGTGTAAATGCACACTGGATTAAGTTAGTTACATCGCAATTACGAGACAGTATGGTCGTTCCCTGTGTTGTGGTCGGTTTTCCTCTAGGAGCAACTTCAACAGCTACTAAAGTAATTGAAACACGAATAGCCATAGATGATGGTGCAAAAGAAGTAGATATGGTTATTAATATTGGTGAATTAATTGGTGGAAATGAGACATTTGTTAAGGAAGATATCAAATTGGTTGCAGAGGAAACTCATAAAAAAGATAATTTATTAAAAGTAATTATAGAAACGTCTTATTTAACAAATGATCAAATAGTTACAGCTTGTCAATTAGCCGAAGATGCAGATGCAGATTATGTAAAAACCTCAACAGGATTTAGTTCAGCAGGAGCTAAAATAGATGATGTTACTTTAATGCGTAAAACGGTTGGTAATCGTCTAGGTGTAAAAGCTTCCGGTGGTATTCATAATTATAATGAGGCAGTTGCTATGATTGAGGCAGGCGCAAGTCGTCTTGGTGTTAGTGCTACCAAACAAATTCTAGCTTAA
- a CDS encoding NupC/NupG family nucleoside CNT transporter produces the protein MQFIFLITGLLLVFSVGWLISNDRKHIKFKNIAIMFILQLIISFLCLNTTGGVYVMDKIAIFFNWLMLQAASGVDFVFGGLVVQKGTSVFFLNVLMPIVFISALVGILNYIRVLPFIIKWIGWTLNKIAGMGELESYFAVSTAILGQPEVFLTVKDDIPKLTEERLYTICASAMSAVSASVLAAYMQLIPDKFVVPAVFLNIFSALMVSCIINPYNASNYDTMPMSKNEEKNHESFFQVLGDYILDGFKLAVTVAAMLIGFVALVNFLNSIFVAIFNISFTTILGYIFSPIAFLMGVPTKDSIKVGSLMATKLLTNEFVAMSSLHNMSSTLSLKANAIISAYLVSFANFSVVGIITGSIKSISSKQGITVANFSMKLLLGATLASILTGTIVGLYY, from the coding sequence ATACAATTTATTTTTCTAATAACAGGACTACTATTAGTCTTTTCAGTTGGCTGGCTTATTAGTAATGATCGAAAACATATTAAATTTAAAAATATAGCAATTATGTTTATTTTACAATTAATTATTTCTTTTCTGTGCTTAAATACAACTGGTGGCGTTTATGTCATGGATAAAATAGCCATTTTTTTTAATTGGTTAATGCTTCAAGCTGCTTCAGGCGTTGATTTTGTCTTTGGTGGTTTGGTTGTTCAAAAAGGTACATCTGTATTTTTCTTGAATGTTTTGATGCCGATTGTATTTATCTCAGCTCTTGTAGGAATTTTAAATTATATTAGGGTATTACCTTTTATTATTAAATGGATTGGTTGGACTTTAAATAAAATTGCTGGTATGGGAGAACTAGAAAGTTATTTTGCTGTTTCAACAGCTATTTTAGGACAACCTGAGGTATTTTTAACAGTTAAAGATGACATTCCTAAATTAACTGAGGAACGTTTATATACTATTTGTGCTTCTGCTATGAGTGCTGTATCTGCTTCCGTTTTAGCAGCGTATATGCAGTTGATTCCAGATAAATTTGTTGTTCCAGCTGTATTTTTAAATATTTTTTCTGCATTAATGGTGTCTTGTATTATTAATCCGTATAATGCATCGAATTATGATACCATGCCAATGAGTAAGAATGAAGAGAAAAACCATGAATCTTTCTTTCAAGTATTAGGAGACTATATTTTAGATGGGTTTAAGTTAGCAGTAACAGTGGCTGCAATGTTGATTGGTTTTGTGGCTTTAGTGAATTTTTTGAATAGCATTTTTGTAGCTATTTTTAATATTAGTTTTACGACAATTTTAGGCTATATTTTTTCTCCAATCGCTTTTTTAATGGGTGTACCAACAAAGGACAGTATTAAGGTAGGTAGTTTGATGGCTACAAAATTATTAACCAATGAATTTGTTGCTATGAGTTCTCTGCATAATATGTCCTCTACCTTAAGTTTAAAAGCAAATGCTATCATCTCAGCTTACCTTGTTTCTTTTGCTAATTTTAGTGTTGTAGGAATTATTACTGGTTCTATTAAGTCTATCAGTTCTAAACAAGGTATAACAGTTGCGAATTTTTCAATGAAGTTATTATTAGGGGCTACATTGGCATCTATCTTAACGGGTACGATTGTAGGCTTATATTATTAA